A genome region from Ascaphus truei isolate aAscTru1 unplaced genomic scaffold, aAscTru1.hap1 HAP1_SCAFFOLD_1843, whole genome shotgun sequence includes the following:
- the LOC142476981 gene encoding uncharacterized protein LOC142476981 isoform X2 encodes MSLFKMEETPYLRQTSIELQPLEAQIARQQDVENNHAGEVLQAEADFPDSDQRHIYVLPAIPDQRNIYQKAYQTVAKVITKKRLLKTILCLSICFAFLAISASVIFRLQWHFVTQQEGEIIDWKRTAAHGITTPDSGIVKRGLHYDLKPVDIQSVGIPQGVYWKPFPKPIIQKRKTLGISQVVLFDSTVLAKEAGITTPGGRKLVTQHLNAQMQQLQSTSLKYDLPLHDHWKQQSYREQRCHAEFGHCYFIDFQGTRKWPTKELKADHCPRPGVTMDNIRYKQYPIFYLNTGQITQNGFVPNGQTDPRVAFWEGAEEEEYRIPGGVRPYISAVFCTDSIYSGWWNSSITAEDLLHKLQDVMEDAKTGQLKTAALPKEWNTKGDAHRSNLTCCSMLCCKDTDEKKDASQILRLPRSYQTSMRMYLDELVLPNRKPRKVHAVHDTMRDFMYQDSLASSGPFSVLTPNGTLLPRSLLMLCNFWQVKSLLSLGDQPNFKCRDIHRQIFQMSFYTIEEGHISIVSHGSYNCTTLLACSGNKHQHCFGARWNTTLLSVYESQHQPALQLGDFYKLIPSHRGITCAHMRSCGCFGDQSHTPMSSSSSTSESCDTVFQ; translated from the exons ATGTCACTGTTCAAGATGGAGGAGACACCGTATCTGCGACAGACTTCGATCGAGCTGCAGCCTCTCGAAGCACAGATTGCAAGACAACAGGATGTGGAAAATAATCACGCAGGTGAGGTCCTACAAGCTGAAGCTGACTTCCCTgacagtgaccaaagacatatatatgtgttaccTGCCATACCGGATCAACGCAACATTTACCAGAAGGCCTATCAAACAGTGGCTAAGGTGAtcacaaagaaaagactgttaaagactattttgtgtctctcaatctgttttgcttttctagcaatatcggccagcgttattttcaggttacaatGGCATTTTGTGACTCAGCAAGAAGGAGAAATCATCGACTGGAAACGTACAGCAgcacacggtattaccacaccagactccggcatcgtgaaacgaggactacattacgatttgaaaccggtggacatacagtcggtgggtatacctcaaggtgtgtattggaagccgtttcctaaacctatcatccagaaacgaaagactttggggatttcacaggttgtgctgtttgattctactgtgctagctaaagaagctggtataactacgccaggaggaaggaagctggtgacacaacatctgaatgcacagatgcaacagctgcaatctacaagcctgaaatatgatttaccccttcatgaccattggaagcagcaaagctaccgtgaacaacgttgtcatgctgaatttggacattgttatttcattgactttcaaggaaCACGTAAATGGCCAACGAAGGAGCTGAAAGCTGATCATTGCCCTCGGCCTGGTGTGACCATGGACAATATAAGGTATAAGCAATACCCTATTTTCTATCTGAATACAGGTCAAATTACTCAGAACGGATTCGTTCCCAATGGACAGACTGATCCAAGAGTGGCATTCTGGGAAGGTGCTGAAGAAGAAGAGTACAGAATACCTGGGGGGGTAAGACCGTATATATCTGCTGTTTTTTGTACTGACAGTATTTACTCAGGATGGTGGAACTCATCAATAACCGCTGAGGACCTGTTACACAAACTTCAAGATGTGATGGAAGATGCTAAAACTGGACAGCTAAAGACAGCAGCACTTCCGAAAGAATGGAATACAAAAGGTGATG cacacaggtcaaatctaacctgctgcagtatgctttgttgcaaggacacagacgaaaagaaagatgcttcacaaatcttgcgtctaccacgtTCCTATCAGacctccatgaggatgtacttagaTGAACTGGTTTTGCCAAATCGGAAACcccgcaaagtgcatgcagttcacgatacgatgagagactttatgtatcaggactCTCTTGCTTCCTCTGGACCGTTTTCTgttttaacacctaatgggacattgctaccgcgtagcttgctaatgttatgtaatttttggcaagtgaaatctttgctgtctcttggtgatcaacccaacttcaagtgtagagacatccaccgtcaaatatttcaaatgtctttttatacaattgaagaaggtcatatcagtattgtcagccacgggtcatataattgtaccactttgcttgcatgttcaggtaataaacatcaacattgttttggtgCCCGTTGGAATACTACGCTCTTGAGTGTGTATGAAAGCcaacatcaacccgctttacaattgggtgatttttacaaattgataccttcccatcgtggaataacttgtgcacatatgcgcagttgtgggtgttttggcgatcAGTCACATACTCCTATGAGTTCAAGCTCATCTACATCAGAGAGctgtgacactgtcttccaatag
- the LOC142476981 gene encoding uncharacterized protein LOC142476981 isoform X3: MSLFKMEETPYLRQTSIELQPLEAQIARQQDVENNHAGEVLQAEADFPDSDQRHIYVLPAIPDQRNIYQKAYQTVAKVITKKRLLKTILCLSICFAFLAISASVIFRLQWHFVTQQEGEIIDWKRTAAHGITTPDSGIVKRGLHYDLKPVDIQSVGIPQGVYWKPFPKPIIQKRKTLGISQVVLFDSTVLAKEAGITTPGGRKLVTQHLNAQMQQLQSTSLKYDLPLHDHWKQQSYREQRCHAEFGHCYFIDFQGTRKWPTKELKADHCPRPGVTMDNIRYKQYPIFYLNTGQITQNGFVPNGQTDPRVAFWEGAEEEEYRIPGGVRPYISAVFCTDSIYSGWWNSSITAEDLLHKLQDVMEDAKTGQLKTAALPKEWNTKGDGQI; the protein is encoded by the exons ATGTCACTGTTCAAGATGGAGGAGACACCGTATCTGCGACAGACTTCGATCGAGCTGCAGCCTCTCGAAGCACAGATTGCAAGACAACAGGATGTGGAAAATAATCACGCAGGTGAGGTCCTACAAGCTGAAGCTGACTTCCCTgacagtgaccaaagacatatatatgtgttaccTGCCATACCGGATCAACGCAACATTTACCAGAAGGCCTATCAAACAGTGGCTAAGGTGAtcacaaagaaaagactgttaaagactattttgtgtctctcaatctgttttgcttttctagcaatatcggccagcgttattttcaggttacaatGGCATTTTGTGACTCAGCAAGAAGGAGAAATCATCGACTGGAAACGTACAGCAgcacacggtattaccacaccagactccggcatcgtgaaacgaggactacattacgatttgaaaccggtggacatacagtcggtgggtatacctcaaggtgtgtattggaagccgtttcctaaacctatcatccagaaacgaaagactttggggatttcacaggttgtgctgtttgattctactgtgctagctaaagaagctggtataactacgccaggaggaaggaagctggtgacacaacatctgaatgcacagatgcaacagctgcaatctacaagcctgaaatatgatttaccccttcatgaccattggaagcagcaaagctaccgtgaacaacgttgtcatgctgaatttggacattgttatttcattgactttcaaggaaCACGTAAATGGCCAACGAAGGAGCTGAAAGCTGATCATTGCCCTCGGCCTGGTGTGACCATGGACAATATAAGGTATAAGCAATACCCTATTTTCTATCTGAATACAGGTCAAATTACTCAGAACGGATTCGTTCCCAATGGACAGACTGATCCAAGAGTGGCATTCTGGGAAGGTGCTGAAGAAGAAGAGTACAGAATACCTGGGGGGGTAAGACCGTATATATCTGCTGTTTTTTGTACTGACAGTATTTACTCAGGATGGTGGAACTCATCAATAACCGCTGAGGACCTGTTACACAAACTTCAAGATGTGATGGAAGATGCTAAAACTGGACAGCTAAAGACAGCAGCACTTCCGAAAGAATGGAATACAAAAGGTGATG gtcaaatctaa
- the LOC142476981 gene encoding uncharacterized protein LOC142476981 isoform X1: MSLFKMEETPYLRQTSIELQPLEAQIARQQDVENNHAGEVLQAEADFPDSDQRHIYVLPAIPDQRNIYQKAYQTVAKVITKKRLLKTILCLSICFAFLAISASVIFRLQWHFVTQQEGEIIDWKRTAAHGITTPDSGIVKRGLHYDLKPVDIQSVGIPQGVYWKPFPKPIIQKRKTLGISQVVLFDSTVLAKEAGITTPGGRKLVTQHLNAQMQQLQSTSLKYDLPLHDHWKQQSYREQRCHAEFGHCYFIDFQGTRKWPTKELKADHCPRPGVTMDNIRYKQYPIFYLNTGQITQNGFVPNGQTDPRVAFWEGAEEEEYRIPGGVRPYISAVFCTDSIYSGWWNSSITAEDLLHKLQDVMEDAKTGQLKTAALPKEWNTKGDGMLFREPTAWDTCTQPRFATFTNTTYYSHSCKGFKNACGITLEKLINEGICDKDTTVFKYGCKPCSFYYNLTQGYFNWQPKMIDQGFLHFSGLRGFWCVERIVIMKPNYKVYSLFQKCLNDSLHMNVDTVIRAMSDLMNVQIAPDDKPCEYDTCTTRNIVNMPYSEAMWGTNATINAIVYYENDTEFMNECKVSSKTSARKLLTNNDILITTGHLLSDSVSVISQISDSNDEELRRGILVLRDHMIKFASYTISDITVLSEEIKALVILNHITSIRLTLQSKKVDISLLNLTLITQTLNLSPKESEILAYVSQTTVYDIRERNHRRVHNPDDSLWEVFIYYELFIPGDVYTTNWELLNFGHITHTGSYFARMQVAQPFQYMSVKCDRKFFISTIRCVDRGYLICDDIIQHMPCNDQMQGSNCPITVMPIQTPFTLIHSLDNGSYIVLSTEKDCDIPPFQASLVTVNGSIQCYGTTLIPPLLHQKFTSGVHFQVPAITLILPHMTAYLAHLKKMKVTIGFTHDIVHTLLQRVHSELLRVDLHPGDFPQWLTTLGESLKTFWPMTGNFLTKIGTSLQSTGKSIFSGLGNAFGILGYLKPILFFILGIIILVILLRIFSFLPKMKMKRRSA, encoded by the coding sequence ATGTCACTGTTCAAGATGGAGGAGACACCGTATCTGCGACAGACTTCGATCGAGCTGCAGCCTCTCGAAGCACAGATTGCAAGACAACAGGATGTGGAAAATAATCACGCAGGTGAGGTCCTACAAGCTGAAGCTGACTTCCCTgacagtgaccaaagacatatatatgtgttaccTGCCATACCGGATCAACGCAACATTTACCAGAAGGCCTATCAAACAGTGGCTAAGGTGAtcacaaagaaaagactgttaaagactattttgtgtctctcaatctgttttgcttttctagcaatatcggccagcgttattttcaggttacaatGGCATTTTGTGACTCAGCAAGAAGGAGAAATCATCGACTGGAAACGTACAGCAgcacacggtattaccacaccagactccggcatcgtgaaacgaggactacattacgatttgaaaccggtggacatacagtcggtgggtatacctcaaggtgtgtattggaagccgtttcctaaacctatcatccagaaacgaaagactttggggatttcacaggttgtgctgtttgattctactgtgctagctaaagaagctggtataactacgccaggaggaaggaagctggtgacacaacatctgaatgcacagatgcaacagctgcaatctacaagcctgaaatatgatttaccccttcatgaccattggaagcagcaaagctaccgtgaacaacgttgtcatgctgaatttggacattgttatttcattgactttcaaggaaCACGTAAATGGCCAACGAAGGAGCTGAAAGCTGATCATTGCCCTCGGCCTGGTGTGACCATGGACAATATAAGGTATAAGCAATACCCTATTTTCTATCTGAATACAGGTCAAATTACTCAGAACGGATTCGTTCCCAATGGACAGACTGATCCAAGAGTGGCATTCTGGGAAGGTGCTGAAGAAGAAGAGTACAGAATACCTGGGGGGGTAAGACCGTATATATCTGCTGTTTTTTGTACTGACAGTATTTACTCAGGATGGTGGAACTCATCAATAACCGCTGAGGACCTGTTACACAAACTTCAAGATGTGATGGAAGATGCTAAAACTGGACAGCTAAAGACAGCAGCACTTCCGAAAGAATGGAATACAAAAGGTGATGGTATGTTGTTTCGTGAACCTACAGCATGGGACACTTGCACTCAACCACGCTTTGCTACATTTACCAATACGACATActacagccattcatgtaaaggttTCAAGAATGCGTGTGGTATCACATTGGAGAAATTGATTAATGAAGGAATCTGTGATAAGGACACTACAGTATTCAAGTACGGTTGTAAACCGTGTTCCTTTTATTACAATCTCACGCAAGGCTATTTTAACTGGCAACCGaaaatgattgatcaaggatttttacatttttctgggttacgaggtttttggtgtgtggagcgaatagtgattatgaaacctaattacaaagtctactccctgttccagaaatgtctcaatgatagtttgcatatgaatgttgacacggtaatcagggcaatgagcgatttgatgaatgttcaaatagctccagatgataaaccctgtgagtatgacacgtgcaccacacgtaatattgttaacatgccctactcagaggcaatgtggggtacgaatgcaacgattaatgccatagtgtattatgaaaatgacacagagttcatgaatgaatgtaaagtttcaagtaaaacatctgcaagaaaattgcttactaacaatgatattcttataaccacaggacacctgctgagtgattctgtttctgttataagtcaaatctctgactcaaatgatgaagaattaaggagaggtattttggtgttaagagatcacatgataaaatttgcttcctacacaatttcagatataacagtgttatctgaagaaattaaagctttggTTATTCTTAATCACATTACTTCTATCAGGTTAACATTGCAAAGTAAAAAGGTTGACATATCACTTTTAAATCTCACTTTAATCACACAGACTCTCAATTTAAGTCCGAAGGAATCTGAAATCCTGGCATATGTTTCACAAACcacagtttatgacatacgagaaagaaaccacagacgggttcataaccctgatgactcatTATGGGAGGTTTTTATatactatgaattatttattccaggagatgtgtatacaacaaattgggaactgcttaattttggacacataacacacacaggttcttatttcgcaaggaTGCAGGTTGCGCAACCATTTCaatacatgtctgtgaaatgtgatcgtaaatttttcatcagcactataagatgtgttgatagaggttacttgatttgtgatgacattatacagcacatgccttgcaatgatcaaatgcaaggtagcaactgcccgataactgTAATGCCTATTCAAACcccttttacattaattcacagcctagataatgggagttacatagtgtTATCTACAGAAAaggattgcgatattcctccttttcaggcatcacttgtcacggttaatgggagtatacagtgttatggtactacacttattccacctctgttacatcagaaattcacatctggagtacatttccaggtaccagctatcacactgatccttcctcacatgacagcctatttggcacatttaaagaagATGAAAgttactatagggttcacacatgatatagtacatacccttttacagagagttcacagtgaattactacgtgttgatttgcacccaggtgattttccccagtggttaaCTACACTGGGTGAgtcattgaaaactttttggcccatgacaggtaattttttgacaaaGATAGGTACTAGCCTACAatctactggtaaaagtatctTTAGTGGACTgggaaatgcgtttggaatcctaggttatttaaaaccaatattgttttttattttagggataataatccttgttattttgcttcgtattttctcatttcttccgaagatgaagatgaagaggcgttcagcttaa